A stretch of DNA from Mesorhizobium onobrychidis:
TGCTCGGCGCGCAGGATCTCCAAAACGTCCTCCGGCGTCAGCGGCTCGAAATAGAGCCGGTCTGACGTGTCGTAGTCGGTCGAGACGGTCTCCGGATTGCAGTTGACCATGATCGCCTCGAACCCGGCATCGCGCAGCGCGAAGGCCGCGTGGCAGCAGCAATAGTCGAACTCGATGCCCTGGCCGATGCGGTTCGGGCCGCCGCCGAGGATGACGACCTTCTTGCGCGACGAGACCTGCGCTTCGTTGGCGAGCGCGCCGGCGAAGGGCGTCTCGTAGGTCGAATACATGTAGGCGGTGGGCGAGGCGAACTCGGCGGCACAGGTGTCGATGCGCTTGTAAACCGGATGAACGTCGAGCTTTTCGCGTATCTTTTGAACATCTTCGACGTCTTTCCGGACCAGCGACGCGAGGCGGGCATCGGAGAAACCCATCGCCTTCAGCATGCGCAGATTGGCGGCGTCCTCGGGAATGCCGTGCTCGCGGATGCGGTCTTCCATGGCCAGGATGCCGGCGATCTGTTCGAGGAACCACGGGTCGATCTTGCACATGGCGTGGACGTCTTCGAGGGAGGTGCCCATGCGGATCGCCTGCGCCACCATGCGGAGCCGGTCGGGCGTCGGCGTGCCGAGGGCGGCGCGGATGGCGTTGCGGTCGTCGGCGTGGCTGGCTGCGCCGTGGGCGATGCCGGGGATCTCGATCTCGTCGAGGCCGGTGAGGCCGGTTTCCAGTCCGCGCAGCGCCTTTTGCAGCGATTCCTGAAAAGTGCGGCCGATGGCCATGACCTCGCCGACCGACTTCATCGCGGTGGTCAGCACCGGCTCGGCGCCGGGGAATTTCTCGAAGGCAAAGCGCGGGATTTTTGTGACGACGTAATCGATCGACGGCTCGAACGAGGCGGGCGTGGCGCCGCCGGTGATATCGTTCTCCAGCTCGTCCAGCGTGTAGCCGACGGCGAGCTTTGCCGCGATCTTGGCGATCGGAAAACCGGTCGCCTTGGAGGCGAGAGCCGACGAGCGGGAGACGCGCGGGTTCATCTCGATCACCACCAGGCGCCCGTCGGCCGGGTTGACGGCGAACTGGACGTTGGAGCCGCCGGTCTCGACGCCGATCTCGCGCAGCACCGCGATCGAGGCGTTGCGCATCATCTGGTATTCTTTGTCGGTCAAGGTCAGGGCAGGGGCGACGGTGATCGAGTCTCCGGTATGCACGCCCATCGGGTCGATGTTCTCGATCGAGCAGATGATGATGCAGTTGTCGGCCTTGTCGCGGACAACCTCCATCTCGTACTCCTTCCAGCCGAGCACGCTTTCCTCGATCAGCACTTCGGTCGTCGGCGAGGCGTCGAGGCCGGACTGGACGATCTCGTAGAATTCGGCGCGGTTGTAGGCGATGCCGCCGCCGGTGCCGCCCATGGTGAAGGACGGGCGGATGATGGCGGGAAGGCCGACATGGTCGAGCGCCTGTGCGGCGATCGCCATGCCGTGGCTGATGTAGCGCTGCTTGCGGTCGCCCTCGCCGAGGTTCCAGCGCGTTTCGAGCGCGTCGAGCGCGGCGTCGAGGTTTTCGGGCTTCTCGGCCTTCAGCGCGGCGCGTTCGGCCTCGTGCGTCTTGCGGTCGGCGTTCTTGACGTCGGTGGCGTTGGCCAGCATCGACTTCGGCGTTTCCAGGCCGATCTTCTTCATCGCCTCACGAAACAAAGCGCGGTCCTCGGCCTTATCTATTGCCGTGGCGTCGGCGCCGATCATCTCGACATTGTAGCGCTCGAGCACGCCCATGCGGCGCAGCGACAAAGCGGTGTTGAGCGCGGTCTGGCCGCCCATGGTCGGCAGCAGCGCGTCCGGCCGCTCCTTGGCGATGATCTTGGCCACCACTTCCGGCGTGATCGGCTCGATATAGGTGGCGTCAGCCAGCTCCGGATCGGTCATGATGGTGGCCGGGTTGGAATTGACCAGGATGACGCGAAAACCCTCTTCCTTCAGCGCCTTGCAGGCCTGGGTGCCGGAATAGTCGAACTCGCAGGCCTGACCGATGACGATGGGGCCGGCCCCGATGATCAGGATCGACTTGATGTCGGTGCGTCTTGGCATATCGAGGGTCCGTTCGGCAGGCGGCTTGCACGAAAAACCGGACGGGAAGACCCGGCCGGTTGTGCTCGCGATTCTGGTATCAGGCTAGGAGGGCCTTATAGGGAAGAGTTTTGCCTGATGTAACCCCCTAAAATGCGAGTAGGGCAGTAGGGCAGTAGGGCAGTAGGGCAGTAGGGCAGTAGGGCAGTAGGGCAGTAGGGCAGTAGGGCAGTAGGGCAGTAGGGCAGTAGGGCAGTAGGGCAGTAGGGCAGTAGGGCAGTAGGGCAGTAGGGCAGTAGGGCAGTAGGGCAGTAGGGCAGTAGGGCAGTAGGGCAGTAGGGCAGAGGTTCGAGCGCCCTTTCAACATATTGCCCTACTGCCCTACTGCCTTATTCCCCTTAGCCACTCATCCCCCAGCGCCAACTGATCCGTGATCTCGAAGCGTTCGGAAACGCCGACACGGATCAGGTTCAGGCTGCCCTCGCGCGTATAGCGGAATTCGCCTGATGCATTCGAACCGGCGGGCCGACCGGCCTGGAAGCTGATGACGCGGGTGCCGCCATCGGGCCAGGTCACGGTCACCTCGGCTTTGTCGCCCGTGTGGACAACGCCTGCCTTGCAGCTGGTCATCGGCTGGCCGACATAGCGGGCACAAGGAATCTCGTTGCGGGCACCCAGCGCCGGCGCGGGCCGCCCTGGCGGCTGCAGCCGCGCAACGGTTTGTGCGTTGGCCGGAGCCGCTGCATTGGCGGCGCGATTTTGGCTCGCTTTCGCCGCCGCGGGCGTCTGCATCTCCCCGGTCGAAGGATTTCCGCTGGCAGCGAGCGCCAGGCGGTAAGCGTCCTCGATGGCGGCCCTGCCGATTGCCTCAGCGGCTGTCATGGTGGTTTCGGGATCGGTCGCGCCCAGGCGCGCTGTCAGGTCGGGCAGCGGCTGGTCTGCGGTTGCCGGGTTCGCGGCCTCGGCTGCAGAGGCCGTGCCTTCGCCGGTCGGATCAGTATCCGCATCCGAAACGGCCACCGGATTCTCGGGGTTCAGGTAGCGCGCAGGAGCCCATCCGGCCAGTTGCGGGTTGTCAATTTCTGCAACCTTGCACCAGCGGTGGCCATTGACGTCGTTGCAGCCGAGATTGTTCACGCTCGTACCATTCGGCAGCCGAGCCTTGATCTTGCCCATCGCCGATGCCGTGGCGCGGACGTTCAGGAGATCGCCTGGAGCGAGGTCGGTCACGATGGACACGACCGGCGCCTCCTCGGCCTTGGCCGGCAGCAGCGCCGTCAGCAGGAGAGGGGCGGCAGTGAGCGCGTACAGTGTCGTTCGGAGCGTAACTGTGCGCCTCATTATGTTGGCCGTGGCGATAGATTCATTACCGAAGGCGCGGCCAGGCACGGAAACGCCACCGCTGGCCAAGTCGATTTTATAAGGGACGACATGGCGCTATGTAAGCCCGAAAATGCGGCTGCGGCGTGGTATTCGGTCCGCGGCATGAGCTCGTACCTCGCTCAGCCGGGCATGAGCAAGCTCAGCGTGCGGCATGAACGCGTTCCGCGTTCAGCCTGAGGCATGAACTCGTGCCTCGTTCGGCCTGGCGGCATGAACTCGTGCCTCGTTCAGCCTGAGGCATGAACCCGTTGCGTTTAGCCGGACATGAACGCGTTCCGCGTTCAGCCGGACATAAATCCGGTGCGCAGCGCGTAGGCCCATTCCGGCCGTCCCGCCTGTTCGGCCTGCCGCGCCGCCGCCTCGTGATCATAGTCGACGGCGATGGCCTCGAAGCGGTCGGGGCGGTCCGGCTCACCCAGTTCGACGATTCCGTAGCGTGCGTGAGGAGAGCCTTGCTCGGAGACATGCGCCGGCGGGGTGTCGTCGCCATACGCGGGACAACCGATGCTGCCCGGATTGAAGACGACCGGGCCGCCGGGGATACGGATTAGTTCGCTGCGGTGGCTGTGGCCGCACAGCACGAAGCGGCAAGCGGGATCGAGCGCGGCCAGCCGCCGCTTGATGGCGGCCAGCGGTGCGCGCACCAGCCGGCCATCTTCTATCGTATCGGTCAAGTATTTTTCGTCGTGGTCGGGGCGGGCATGGAAGGCGGTCACTCCCGGCGCGATCTCCAGCGTGAGGGGCAAGGCGAACAGCGCCTCGCGCTGCGCCGATGTCAGCCGCTCCAGCGCATAGCGGTCGGACGGCCACATGGCTTCATCGGCGGTGTCGCTGGCGACGCGGCGGTCGTGATTGCCGCGCACCGTCGGCAAGGCGAGCGCTTCAAGCCGGTCCATGGTTTCGCGCGGCCAGAGCGGGCCGGAGACGCAGTCGCCGAGGTTGACGATGAGGTCAGCACTGCCGCGCTGCCTGAGATCGTCGAGCACGGCGTCCAGGGCGAGAATGTTGCCGTGGATATCGGCGAGGACGACAATGCGCATGTGAAGCTCCGTAGCCAGGACAGCGTTTCCTCGCCCTCGCAAGGCGGGGGAGAGGTGGCCGCGAAAGCGGCCGGAGAGGGGGCTCTTCGCGAGCGGCGCGTCAAGATGAATGAAGCTTCTTTGAACGATTGGAGAGCGTCAAGGCCCCCCTCTCCGTCTCGGCCTCGCCGAGCCACCTCTCCCGCACTTCGTGAGGGTGAGGAACCCAGGTTCTGAGAAATCCGCTCCTTTAATCGGCGGTTCCGGCGTCGTGTTTAGGCGCGGACTTCGATCTCGGAGGCGCCCACCGCGGGCAGTGCGGTGTCATCGACGGCAGCGGCAATGACGCTATCGAGCAGGCCCGGAAAGCGGGTATTGAGATCATCGCGGCGCAGCGTGATCAGCCGGCTGGTGCCGACCACCTCGGTGCGGGTGACGCCGGCCTCGCGCAGCTTGGCCAAATGATAGCTGAGATTGGTCTTCGAGCCGAGATCGAGGAACTGGCTGCAATTCAGCGGCACGCCTTCCTTGCTGGCGAGATAGCGCACGATGGCCAGCCGCGTCGGATCGCCGAGCACGGCAAGCACGTTCGACAGGCTGATCTGGTCGGCGGCGGGGTGGGGCAATGTCATGCCCGAGAACTAAGCGCAATCAGGGCCGATTTCAACGCATCTCCTCCTGGCGGATGCACGCAGTTTCTACCTCCCGCCACCTTGTCCTGACATAGAGCTGTCAGGAGGGTTCCGCTATTCTCGGGTGGCTTCATTGACACCATGCCCCATTTTGTACAATTGTTCAATAACTTTTGAACTAAGGATTTGCTGCCATGGACAAGCGCCTCATCTGGCTTGCGCTCGGGTCTTTCACGATCGCGACCGAAGGTTTCGTCATTTCAAGCCTGTTGCCCGACATCGCGGCCGATGCCGCCATCTCCGTTCCACTCGCCGGCGCGCTGATCACCGCCTTTGCGCTCGCCTATGCGCTCGGCACGCCGATCCTGGCGACGCTCACCGGCGAATGGGACCGGCGGCGCGTCATCTTGTGGACGCTGGTGTTTTTCGTGCTGGGCAATCTGGCGGCGGCGCTGAGTTCCTCTTTCGAATTGCTGCTGATCGCGCGCATCGTCATGGCGCTGTCGTCCGGCCTGTTTGCGGCGACGGCGCAGGGGACGGCCGTGGCGCTTGTCGATGATCATCACCGCGCCCGCGCCATTGCCGTCGTTGTCGGCGGCACTACGGTGGCGGTGGCGGTCGGCGCACCGCTCGGCGCGCTTGTCGCGACCGTTGCCGGCTGGCGCGGCACGTTCTTTGCCATCGCCGGGCTCGGCGCGCTGGCCGGCGCAATCCTTTGGTACCGGCTGCCGCGCGGCATCGTCGGCACCAAACTGCCGCTCAGGCAGCGGCTGGCCGCAACCCTTCGCCCCGGCGTGCCATCGATCCTGCTGACCACACTCTTGGCGCTCACCGGAGCCTTCACGGTCTTTGCCTTTGTCGCGCCGCTAGCCATCGAAGGTGGCGGCTTGAGCCCGATCGCGCTGCCCGGCATGCTGCTTGCCTTCGGCGTCGGCGCCGTCATCGGCAACATTGCCGGCGGGCAGGCTGCCGACCGCTTCGGTGCGACGCGCACCGTCAGCTGGTCGCTGGCGCTGAGTGCGGTCATGCTGGTGATGCTTTCGGTCATCCCGGCCTTCCTGCCGCACAGCATCGCCGGGCCGGCGCTGATGGCCATGATGGTGCCGTGGGGCATCGTCGGCTGGGCCTTCCCGCCGGCGCAGGCCAGCCGCATCATCAGGCTGGCGCCCGACGCAGCGCCCATCGTGCTGTCGCTCAACGGTTCGGCGCTCTATCTCGGCGTGGCGCTGGGCGCCGTCGTCGGCGGCGCGGTGCTGCGCTATGGCACGCCAGCCGATCTCGGCCTGGTCGCAGCAGTGTTCCCGATCCTGGGTCTTGGCGTCATGCTGGCCGGCCACCGGGCGGCGCGGGCGATTGCCATGCCGGCGGAGTAAGCGAGATCGCAGAAGCGTGGCACTGCCCTGATCGCCCTGCCGGGCAGAATTTGGGTTCCTCTCCCCCACTCACATCTAGCGGAGCGAGGAACCCAGGTCCTGTAACCCACACTACTTCCAGGTCCGGCGTCTCTCGATCTCGGCTTCGGACGGCTGTTGCTGGGCGAAGGATCCAGTCTTGATCTCACCGGCGCGTTCATAGGTCGCCATAATGACGCCGGTGGTCGATGCCTGTGAGCGGTTCAGCTTGAAAGCGGCCGGCATTGCGCCGCTGCCAAACAGCCTCTTGCCCTTGCCCAGCACCAGCGGGAAGGTCAGCAGGCTGATCTCATCGATCAGGTCATTGGCGAGCAAGGTCTGGATGAGTTCGCTCGATCCCTGGATGAGCAGGTCCGGCCCGTCCTCCTGCTTGAGCTGGCGCAGTGCGGCCACGACGTCGTCGCCGAGCGACTGGCTGTTTTGCCACGACAGCGTATCGGGCCGGTGGGTGGCCACATATTTGGTGGCGGCGTTGAAGCTGTCGGCGATCGGACCGCTCTTCTGGTACGGCCAATGCGCGGCGAAGATGTCGTAGGTCTTGCGGCCGAGGAGCAGCGCGAAGGGTTTTGCGAAGATCTCACCTATAAAGGCACCCCCGACGTCGTCCCAGTAATGGAACGTCCAGCCACCGAATTCGAAGCCGCCGACCGGGTCTTCTTCCGGCCCGCCAGGCGCCTGCATGACGCCGTCGAGGCTGACGAATGTCGCAGTGATGATCTTCCTCATTGGATTCTCCCTTTTCATTATCCGTGCCGTCGGTGCCGGATTTCGGCCAAAGGACGTGCGAGCGGACGTCTGTCCGACAGGGCCGGAAAAAACTTCCAGCGCTCCAGCCGGCGACGGGCAAGCATCGGATGCGCCTCGCCTCGGCGACGTCATTGCGACCGCCTGCCGCCAACATCTTGCGACGAGAACCAGACGTCGCCGATGACGGCAATGGCGGTGCGGTCCGGTGCCTTGTCGGCCGTCAGCCATATCGAGCGGCTGCGTGCCGCCTTGTCGCGATTGGGGAATTTCGTTGCGGGTGTTGCCGCCGAGGCACCGATGCAAGGGATGAACCATGACCGCATGAACGGGTCGCAGGCAAAACCCTGTTGGGTGCGGGTCACCATCACCGCAAGGCCAACGCGCTCGGCTGGGCGCCACGGAAAGACCATGCGGGCGCCCGGCTTCAGCGCCTTCAGCCACTGGGCCGGGGGTGCTGCGACGCCGGCATTGACATAGATGATGTCGGACGGTGGCAGGCTGCCGATGACCGCATCGCCATGGATGACGGTCACATTGCCATAGGCTTCGAGATTCTTTCTCGCGCGGTCGGCGAGACTGGATTCCAGCTCGAAGGCGGCGACTGCGCCGTCCGGCGAAACCAGCTGTGCCAGCAGAGCTGTGTAGTAGCCGGTGCCGGCGCCGACATGGGTGACGGTCTCGCCGGGTTTTGGCGCCACTTTGCCGATCCACATGGCGTGCAGGAACGGCTCGCCATTGTTGATGCCCTTGTCGGCGTCGAGTGACACCAGCACGTTCTGGTAGACGTGAACAGGATCGGCACTCGGCGTTTCAACCTTGCCGTTGCCGGCGACGACCGTCCACGGCCCAGGCCCGAGAAAGGCTTCGCGCGACACCGCGGCGAAAGCTGCTTCGAGACGTGGATCGGCCCAACCTGCATTGGCAGCCATCAGTCGCGCATAAAAGCGGCGCACATCGGCGAGATCGGTCATGGCATCAAGATAGCGCAGACTGCCGATTTGTCGCGTCGATGCCGAGGGCATCGAGCACCATGTCAGCGCCGAGACGCTTGAAGCGTTTCGCAAGGCGATGACGGCGACAAGCTAAGTCTACCGCCATTGCCGACAGTCCTGCCGGAACCGCCGCGTTGCCGCTGCGTTTGAGATCGTGCCACGCGATTGGCGCGAGACCGAGGAGGATACCATGGGCGTTGAACAGGCACCGACAGCGAAGGGCAAGCAAGCGGCCAAGGGATTGAAGCAGGCTGCGGCGAAGGACGAACGCAAGACCGAAGCGGATACTGGACGCCCGCTCAAGAAGGGTGAGGCTCGCTTCGAGGAGCGCTCGAAAAGCTCGGACGGCAAGAGCGCGGGTACCAAGCAGAAGATCTGAGCTAGCCGCCAAGTCCGGACCAAAAAAAGGCGCCGGCAGGCTTCTCAGCCGCGGGTGTCGTGCATCGATCCACCCCAGAGCCTGCGGCCCTTCATACGAAAAATACTGTGACTTGGCGCAACCATTGAGATAATTGTTTGTTGGGTCGGATCGGGCCATGAGATCGGCAGGTTACCGATACGCGCGTCGCGGAGAGTTGCCATGCTGTGGAAGGGTCGTCGTCAGAGTGACAATGTCGAGGACCAACGCGGCCAGGGCGGCGGGTTCAACCTGCCGCGCGGCGGCCCCGGCCGTCTCCGCATCCCGATCGGCGGCCGTTCCGGCGGCGGAATGTCGCTGTCGACCATCGTCATTCTCGTGGTTCTCTATTTCGGCCTGAAGGCCTTCGGTATCGACCCTCTGCAGATCCTGGCCGGCGGCGGCTTGGTGCCGGGTGCCGGCGGTCAGATTACTGACAACAGCGGAGAACAGGGCGGTGGCACCGGTGCGCCGGCCTCCGACGA
This window harbors:
- a CDS encoding dihydrofolate reductase family protein encodes the protein MRKIITATFVSLDGVMQAPGGPEEDPVGGFEFGGWTFHYWDDVGGAFIGEIFAKPFALLLGRKTYDIFAAHWPYQKSGPIADSFNAATKYVATHRPDTLSWQNSQSLGDDVVAALRQLKQEDGPDLLIQGSSELIQTLLANDLIDEISLLTFPLVLGKGKRLFGSGAMPAAFKLNRSQASTTGVIMATYERAGEIKTGSFAQQQPSEAEIERRRTWK
- the carB gene encoding carbamoyl-phosphate synthase large subunit, whose amino-acid sequence is MPRRTDIKSILIIGAGPIVIGQACEFDYSGTQACKALKEEGFRVILVNSNPATIMTDPELADATYIEPITPEVVAKIIAKERPDALLPTMGGQTALNTALSLRRMGVLERYNVEMIGADATAIDKAEDRALFREAMKKIGLETPKSMLANATDVKNADRKTHEAERAALKAEKPENLDAALDALETRWNLGEGDRKQRYISHGMAIAAQALDHVGLPAIIRPSFTMGGTGGGIAYNRAEFYEIVQSGLDASPTTEVLIEESVLGWKEYEMEVVRDKADNCIIICSIENIDPMGVHTGDSITVAPALTLTDKEYQMMRNASIAVLREIGVETGGSNVQFAVNPADGRLVVIEMNPRVSRSSALASKATGFPIAKIAAKLAVGYTLDELENDITGGATPASFEPSIDYVVTKIPRFAFEKFPGAEPVLTTAMKSVGEVMAIGRTFQESLQKALRGLETGLTGLDEIEIPGIAHGAASHADDRNAIRAALGTPTPDRLRMVAQAIRMGTSLEDVHAMCKIDPWFLEQIAGILAMEDRIREHGIPEDAANLRMLKAMGFSDARLASLVRKDVEDVQKIREKLDVHPVYKRIDTCAAEFASPTAYMYSTYETPFAGALANEAQVSSRKKVVILGGGPNRIGQGIEFDYCCCHAAFALRDAGFEAIMVNCNPETVSTDYDTSDRLYFEPLTPEDVLEILRAEQASGELVGVIVQFGGQTPLKLADALEKAGIPILGTSPDMIDLAEDRDRFQKLLHKLGLSQPKNGIAYSVEQARLVAGELGFPLVVRPSYVLGGRAMQIIHDESMLQSYLLDTVPGLVPEDIKQKYPNDKTGQINTLLGKNPLLFDTYLSGAIEVDVDCLCDGKSTFVSGILEHIEEAGIHSGDSACSLPVHSLPPELVDELERQTAALARALNVGGLMNVQYAIKDGTVYVLEVNPRASRTVPFVAKTIGRPIAKIAARIMAGETLEDAFAHYGAMPDPRQPGHIAVKEAVFPFARFPGVDILLGPEMRSTGEVMGLDRDFALAFAKSQLGAGVDLPRSGTLFVSVRDDDKKGILPAVKRLAGQGFKVMATSGTARFLAENGVAAEKINKVLEGRPHIEDAIRNRQVQIVFNTTDGQKAVSDSKSLRRATLMQKVPYYTTLSGAAAVAEAIAALRAGSLEVRPLQEYFA
- a CDS encoding MFS transporter; this encodes MDKRLIWLALGSFTIATEGFVISSLLPDIAADAAISVPLAGALITAFALAYALGTPILATLTGEWDRRRVILWTLVFFVLGNLAAALSSSFELLLIARIVMALSSGLFAATAQGTAVALVDDHHRARAIAVVVGGTTVAVAVGAPLGALVATVAGWRGTFFAIAGLGALAGAILWYRLPRGIVGTKLPLRQRLAATLRPGVPSILLTTLLALTGAFTVFAFVAPLAIEGGGLSPIALPGMLLAFGVGAVIGNIAGGQAADRFGATRTVSWSLALSAVMLVMLSVIPAFLPHSIAGPALMAMMVPWGIVGWAFPPAQASRIIRLAPDAAPIVLSLNGSALYLGVALGAVVGGAVLRYGTPADLGLVAAVFPILGLGVMLAGHRAARAIAMPAE
- a CDS encoding protein-L-isoaspartate O-methyltransferase family protein — its product is MTDLADVRRFYARLMAANAGWADPRLEAAFAAVSREAFLGPGPWTVVAGNGKVETPSADPVHVYQNVLVSLDADKGINNGEPFLHAMWIGKVAPKPGETVTHVGAGTGYYTALLAQLVSPDGAVAAFELESSLADRARKNLEAYGNVTVIHGDAVIGSLPPSDIIYVNAGVAAPPAQWLKALKPGARMVFPWRPAERVGLAVMVTRTQQGFACDPFMRSWFIPCIGASAATPATKFPNRDKAARSRSIWLTADKAPDRTAIAVIGDVWFSSQDVGGRRSQ
- a CDS encoding metallophosphoesterase family protein — translated: MRIVVLADIHGNILALDAVLDDLRQRGSADLIVNLGDCVSGPLWPRETMDRLEALALPTVRGNHDRRVASDTADEAMWPSDRYALERLTSAQREALFALPLTLEIAPGVTAFHARPDHDEKYLTDTIEDGRLVRAPLAAIKRRLAALDPACRFVLCGHSHRSELIRIPGGPVVFNPGSIGCPAYGDDTPPAHVSEQGSPHARYGIVELGEPDRPDRFEAIAVDYDHEAAARQAEQAGRPEWAYALRTGFMSG
- a CDS encoding SH3 domain-containing protein — protein: MRRTVTLRTTLYALTAAPLLLTALLPAKAEEAPVVSIVTDLAPGDLLNVRATASAMGKIKARLPNGTSVNNLGCNDVNGHRWCKVAEIDNPQLAGWAPARYLNPENPVAVSDADTDPTGEGTASAAEAANPATADQPLPDLTARLGATDPETTMTAAEAIGRAAIEDAYRLALAASGNPSTGEMQTPAAAKASQNRAANAAAPANAQTVARLQPPGRPAPALGARNEIPCARYVGQPMTSCKAGVVHTGDKAEVTVTWPDGGTRVISFQAGRPAGSNASGEFRYTREGSLNLIRVGVSERFEITDQLALGDEWLRGIRQ
- a CDS encoding ArsR/SmtB family transcription factor, with product MTLPHPAADQISLSNVLAVLGDPTRLAIVRYLASKEGVPLNCSQFLDLGSKTNLSYHLAKLREAGVTRTEVVGTSRLITLRRDDLNTRFPGLLDSVIAAAVDDTALPAVGASEIEVRA